AGTTGTTTATAATTCAACTGAACCTGAACTTTTACAAAAAATTACGCAAAATCCAATGTTTAAAAACTCTCAAATCAAATCAAAAGCTATTAGTTTAAATGCTTCAAATATAGATCCAAGATTGCTAGCTTTATTAAACAATACCAAAATAGGAGAATTTACTCCAGTGTTAAATGGAGAAAATGCTTATATAGTGTATTTTGTAAAAGAAAAATATGGTAAAAACCCTATTGATTTTAATTTAATTAAAGATCAAGTAGCTAATGTTTATACGATAAATCAAAAAGAACAAGCACTTAAAAATTATCTTGATAAAATAAGAGCAAATGCACATATAGAAGAATTAAGATAGGTTTTACCTATCTTAATTTAATGTCTTGAAAGATAATTTGTATCGTAGTTGTTGTTGATAAAATCTGCATTATCCATCATAGCCAAATGAAAATCTTTTGTCGTTTTAATTCCACCTACGATAAGCTCTTGTAAGGCTATTTTCATTTTAGCAATAGCTGTATTTCTATCCTCACCCCAAACGACTAATTTTCCTATCATAGAATCATAATAAGGTGGAACACTATAATCTTGATAACAATGGCTTTCCATTCTTACATTGCGTCCTGCTGGAGCTACATATTTGGTGATTTTTCCTGGGCATGGTAAGAAAGTTTTAGAATCCTCAGCAGTAATTCTACACTCTATAGAATGCCCTTTAAGTTTGATTTCTTCTTGTTTTGGCAAAGGATAACCTTCAGCTACTTTTATCATTTGTTCAATTATATCTATTCCACTTACCATCTCACTAACACAATGCTCAACTTGCAAACGCGTATTCATTTCTATAAAATAAAAATCCAAATTTTTATCTACTAAAAATTCAAAAGTTCCCGCACCCTCATAATCAATGGCCTTAGCAGCTTTTACCGCTGTTTCATGGAGTCTTTTTCTTGTTTTTTCATCAAGTAAAATCGCAGGAGATTCTTCTATAAGTTTTTGATGGCGTCTTTGCATAGAACAATCTCTTTCGCCTATATGTATAACATTGCCAAAGCTATCGCCTATAACTTGCACTTCTATATGGCGTGGATTTTGAATGTATTTTTCCATATACATTGTTCCATCGCCAAAAGCACTCATAGCCTCACTTTCTGCCGACCAATAAGCTTTTTCTAAATCTTTTTCATCTTCAACCACACGCATACCACGGCCACCACCACCTGCTGCTGCTTTTAAAATAACTGGATAGCCTATTTCTTTTGCAAGTTTTTTAGCTGCTTCAACTCCACCTAAAGCCCCATCACTTCCTGGTATAACAGGCACACCTGCTCTTTGCATAACTTGTTTTGCTTTGCTTTTATCGCTCATTAATGCCATAGCAGCCACTGATGGACCTATGAATTTGATATTGTGCTTAGCACAAATTTCAACAAAATTTTGATTTTCACTTAAAAATCCATACCCTGGAAAAATAGCATCAGCTTCGCTTATTTCAGCTGCACTTATAATAGCTGGAATGTTAAGATAGCTTTCTGAACTTCTAGCATTACCTATACAAATACTAGCATCAGCATATTTTAAATAAAGTGCGTCTTTATCAGCAGTAGAATACACACAAATTGCTTTTTTTCCCATTTCTTTAATGGTTCTTAAAGCTCTTAATGCAATTTCTCCACGATTTGCAATTAAAACTCTTTTAATTTCCATTTTATAATTTCTCCACCACAAATAAAGGCATGCCAAATTCTACAGGTTGGCCATCAGCTACTAAAACTTCTACTATCCTACAATCGTATTCAGCTTCGATTTCATTCATAATTTTCATTGCTTCAATAATTGCTATAGTGCTTCCTTTTTTAATGGTTTGTCCCACTTTAGCAAAAGGTGCTGCACCTGGACTTGGAGCTTGATAAAAAGTTCCTACCATAGGGCTATTAATAGTTGGTTTATTAGAAGAGGTTGAGTTTGCTTTAGTCTCATTTACGACATTTACATTGATTGGTTGTGGAGCTGGAGCAACTGGGGTTGGGGTTGGTAATTCACAACATAAATCTTTTTCTAGTTCTATTTCAAATCCATCTTGTTCTTTTATTTTAATTTTACTTATGCTTGCTTCTGCGAAAAGTTGCATTAGTTCTTTGATTTCTTCTTTTGTCATATATTCTCCTTAATTTATAAGACTTAATTTATAATTATATATAAAAATACTAAAAATAAGTTCAATTATTTATTTTTTACTTTTATTTTAAGATATAATTTAAAAATTCACTTTGCTTATAAAGGATAAAAATGGGCTTAAAAGCAGATAATTGGATCAAAAAAATGGCATTAGAGCACAATATGATAGAGCCATTTTGTGAAGCAAATATAGGAAAAGGTATAGTAAGTTATGGGCTTTCAAGCTATGGGTATGATATAAGAGTTGGAAGAGAATTTAAAATTTTTACTAATGTAAATTCCACTGTGGTTGATCCTAAAAATTTCGTAGAAGAAAATGTAGTTGATTTTGTAGGTGATGTATGTATAGTGCCTGCAAATTCTTTCGCACTTGCAAGAACGGTGGAGTATTTTAAAATGCCAAATGATGTTTTAGCAATTTGTCTTGGCAAAAGCACTTATGCAAGATGTGGAATTATAGTCAATGTCACACCTTTTGAACCAGGTTTTGAAGGGCATATCACTATAGAAATTTCAAACACCACTCCCCTTCCTGCAAAAATTTATGCAAATGAAGGCATAGCTCAGGTTTTATTTTTACAAGGAGATGAACCTTGTGATGTAACATATGCTGATAAAAAAGGCAAATACCAAGCCCAAACAGGTATAACCTTGCCAAGAATTTTAAAATAATTTTATTTTTAGACGATTTAAATTTAGTTATTTTGTTAGGAAAAATTATGTTTAATGGAAAAAGTATTTTAATCACCGGTGGCACAGGAAGTTTTGGAAAAACTTATACTAAAACCTTACTTCAAAAATACAAACCCAAAAAAATCATCATTTACTCACGCGATGAATTAAAACAATTTGAAATGGCAAGAAAATTTAATGATGCTTGCATGCGTTATTTCATAGGCGATGTAAGGGACAAAGAAAGATTAAGCGTGGCTATGAAAGATGTAGATTTTGTAATACACGCAGCTGCTATGAAACATGTGCCAATTGCAGAATACAACCCTATGGAATGTATAAAAACAAATATAAATGGTGCGCAAAATGTAATCGATGCATGTTTAGAAAATAATGTTCAAAAATGTATAGCGCTTTCTACTGATAAAGCTTGCAATCCTATCAATTTATACGGAGCCACAAAACTTGCAAGCGATAAGCTTTTTGTAGCAGCAAACAACATTGCAGGAAATTCCCATACTAAATTTAGCGTTACAAGATATGGCAATGTAGTGGGTTCAAGAGGTTCTGTTGTGCCATTTTTTAAAAAACTCATTAGCGAAGGTGCCAAAGAACTACCTATAACCGATGAAAGAATGACAAGATTTTGGATATCTTTAGAAGATGGGGTTAATTTTGTTTTAAATAATTTTGAAATTATGCAAGGTGGAGAAGTTTTCGTCCCTAAAATTCCATCTATGAAAATAACAGACTTAGCAAAAACTATGGCACCAAATTTAAATCATAAAATCATAGGCATAAGAGCAGGTGAAAAACTGCATGAGATTATGATTTCAAGCGATGATAGCCATTTAACCTATGAATTTGAAAAATACTATGCCATTAGCCCAAGCATTAAATTTACAAATACCGAAACTGACTTTAGCACCAACGCAAAAGGACAAAAAGGCAAAAAAGTCGCTAATGGTTTTTCTTATAGTTCAGATAATAACAAAGAATGGATTAGCCAAGAAGAGCTTTTAAACATAATAAATCACACAGAGCTTGAAAAATGATAACCTATTCTCACCAAAGCATAGATCAAGATGATATAAAAGCTGTAATTGATGCTTTAAAAGATGAATTTTTAACAGGTGGCAAAAAGGTAGAAGAATTTGAAAACGCACTTTGTGAATATGTAGGCGTAAAATATGCTTGTGTGCTAAATTCAGCAACTTCGGCTTTACATCTTGCATATTTATCTTTAAATGTTGAAAATAAAATAGTTTTAACAACTCCAATTACATTTGCCGCTACTGCAAATGCAGCTTTAATGGCAAATGCTAAAGTAGAATTTATAGATATCAAAAGTGATGGAAATATAGATCCATCTAAATTAGAACAAAGATTAAACAAAAATAGCGATGATATAGGTGCAATATGTGTTGTTGATTATGCTGGCAATAGCGTAGAAATGGATGAAATTTTAACACTAGCTAAAAAATATAATATACCTTTGATAGATGATGCAAGCCATGCTTTAGGAAGTATTTACAAAAATGAAAAAGTAGGAAGCAAAGCTGATTTGGGAATTTTTTCTTTTCATCCTGTTAAGCCAATTACTACCTTTGAAGGTGGAGCTGTAGTAAGCAATAACGAAGAATTAATCAAAAAAATAAAATTATTAAGATCTCATGGAATTTACAAAAAAAGACTATGGGATAGCGATATGATAGATCTAGGATATAATTATCGCTTAAGTGATGTAGCTTGTGCTTTAGGTATAAATCAGCTTAAAAAACTTGATAAAATGATAGAAAAAAGAGAAGAAATAGCTAGTTTTTATGATGAAGAATTTAGGCAAAATCCATTTTTTAGCACTATAAAAATCAAAGATTATAAAAAAAGCTCAAGACATTTATATCCAATATTGCTTTATCCTGAATTTTATTGTCAAAAAGAAATAATATTTGAAAAACTAATAAATGCTGGCATAGGAGTGCAAGTGCATTATAAACCAACTTATGAATTTAGTTTTTATAAAAATTTATACAAAAATTTATATTTAGAAAATGCTGATAATTTTTATAAAGCAGAGCTTAGCATACCATGCCATCAAGAGATGAGTTTAAAAGATGCAAAATTTATAAAAGAAAAATTATTTGAAATTTTACAAAATTCAAAGAAAGATTGCGATGTATAATCTAGCTAAAAAACTTTTTCCTATATGTAGAAGCATTACAGGAGATGGCTTTAGGCAAAGTTTGAAAATACTTGATGATGCTATGGGAGGGGGTATATTAAAAATTCACTCTATAGCAAGTGGGAGTAAAGTATTTGACTGGGAAGTGCCGGCTGAATGGCAAATAAACGATGCTTATATAATCACTCCAAATGGTGAGAAAATTTGTGATTTTAAGCAAAATAATCTCCATGTTTTAAACTATAGTATAGGTATGGATACAGAACTTGATCTAGCAAGTTTGCAAGAGCACCTTTACTCTATAGAGGAAATGCCTGATGCTATTCCTTATGTGACTAGCTATTATAAAAAACGCTGGGGATTTTGCATAAAACATGAAGATAGGGTTAAACTAAAAGAAGGAAAATACAAAGTTTTTATAGATGCAAAGCACCATGAAAATGGAGTTTTAAATTATGCTGATTTTATAATACCTAGCACTCAAAATTGTAAAGAAGAAATTTTAATCTCTGCTTATCTTTGTCATCCATCTATGGCAAATAACGAACTAAGTAGTCCTATAGTAGCTGCATTTTTAGCTAAATGGCTTTTAGAGCAAAAACAAAGAAAATATAATTATCGTTTTATTTTTGCTCCTGAAACTATAGGTAGCATAGTTTATATAAATAAACATTTAAAACATTTACAAAAATACACAAAAGCTGGTTTTGCACTTTCATGCATAGGTGATGATAATGCTTACTCGCTTATTCACACACCAAATGAGAATACCATAGCCGATAAAGTTGCTCTACATACTTTAAAAAATAAACAAAATTTCAAAGAATTTAGTTTTTTATATAGAGGTGGTAATGAAAGACAATATTGCTCGCCTTTGGTAAATTTACCTGTAGTTGGAATTTGTAGAACTAGATTTGGCGATTATAAACAATATCACACAAGCAAAGATGATCTAAGCTTTATAAGTGAAAAAGGCTTGCAAGGTGGATTAAACGCTATGCAAGAAATCATTATGAATTTAGAAGTTAATGAAATTTATAAAAACACAATAATTTGCGAACCAAATTTGGGAAAGAGAGGATTATATCATACAATTAATACAAATTCAACAAACAAGAGACATTTGTCGGCTGATTTTTTAGCCTATTGTGATGGTAAAAATGACGTTTTAGATATAGCAAATAAATTAAATTTACAAGGCTATGAATTAAAAGATTTGATAGAAAAATTAAATGAAAATAAACTAATAAAATCTATATAGAAAGGATTAAAATGCAAATTTCAATGCAAAATATTAAAACTTTATTTGAAAATATAGGTAGATTTGATATTGATGAAAATATACAAGACTTAGTTGATGATGATATTATAGATAGTGTAGATATGATGAAACTCATAATGGAAATTGAAAATTTCTTCAATAAGCCATTAAATGCTAAATTTATCACACCAAATAATTTTAAAAATTTTCAAAGTATTCAGCAAATGCTAAATCAAGCTATGAATTAATTTATAAAATATTTACTAAATCTATCATGATATTTTTGTTCTAAAATATCATATAGATTTTGAATTTTATTTATAAAATCATCATTTCTATATGCTTTCAATGTCATAGAATTTATCTCTTGCATGGCAAAAAAATCATATTTCTCATTTTCACTCATCTCATCAATATACATTTCTTTTCCATAGTATTCATAAATGTATTTTTTCAATGCTTCTTCAATATATTCTAAAGCTTTAAAAATAAAAATCATAATAGGTTCTTTTTGAAGTACTTTAGTATTTTCGTAAAAAGTTTTTATAAATTCTTCTTCAGCAGTATGAGTTATTGTGCAAAAATTATTTTTTTTATGCTTATAAAAAATATCAAACAAGGCACAAGGTTTTACTCCTAAAAAATTACCATCAAAATCAACACTTGGATAATAAGGATATAATTTACAAATCAATGGTCTTAAATTATGTGGATTACAAATACCATTTAAAGAACATTTTACAAAATAAACAACCAACTTCTTTTTGTTTTTTAGCTCATAAATGACTTGATTATGGTTACTTAAGTTGGTATTTCCTGCTTTTACTAACGACAAGTATTCAGCCTCAATCATAGGCAAAATAACATCACTAGATGTATTAAACTTGAAATATTTTGCATAAATATTATGGCAACATCCTCCATTGCAAGTCAT
The genomic region above belongs to Campylobacter peloridis LMG 23910 and contains:
- a CDS encoding acetyl-CoA carboxylase biotin carboxylase subunit, whose product is MEIKRVLIANRGEIALRALRTIKEMGKKAICVYSTADKDALYLKYADASICIGNARSSESYLNIPAIISAAEISEADAIFPGYGFLSENQNFVEICAKHNIKFIGPSVAAMALMSDKSKAKQVMQRAGVPVIPGSDGALGGVEAAKKLAKEIGYPVILKAAAGGGGRGMRVVEDEKDLEKAYWSAESEAMSAFGDGTMYMEKYIQNPRHIEVQVIGDSFGNVIHIGERDCSMQRRHQKLIEESPAILLDEKTRKRLHETAVKAAKAIDYEGAGTFEFLVDKNLDFYFIEMNTRLQVEHCVSEMVSGIDIIEQMIKVAEGYPLPKQEEIKLKGHSIECRITAEDSKTFLPCPGKITKYVAPAGRNVRMESHCYQDYSVPPYYDSMIGKLVVWGEDRNTAIAKMKIALQELIVGGIKTTKDFHLAMMDNADFINNNYDTNYLSRH
- the accB gene encoding acetyl-CoA carboxylase biotin carboxyl carrier protein; the encoded protein is MTKEEIKELMQLFAEASISKIKIKEQDGFEIELEKDLCCELPTPTPVAPAPQPINVNVVNETKANSTSSNKPTINSPMVGTFYQAPSPGAAPFAKVGQTIKKGSTIAIIEAMKIMNEIEAEYDCRIVEVLVADGQPVEFGMPLFVVEKL
- the dcd gene encoding dCTP deaminase, producing MGLKADNWIKKMALEHNMIEPFCEANIGKGIVSYGLSSYGYDIRVGREFKIFTNVNSTVVDPKNFVEENVVDFVGDVCIVPANSFALARTVEYFKMPNDVLAICLGKSTYARCGIIVNVTPFEPGFEGHITIEISNTTPLPAKIYANEGIAQVLFLQGDEPCDVTYADKKGKYQAQTGITLPRILK
- the pseB gene encoding UDP-N-acetylglucosamine 4,6-dehydratase (inverting), coding for MFNGKSILITGGTGSFGKTYTKTLLQKYKPKKIIIYSRDELKQFEMARKFNDACMRYFIGDVRDKERLSVAMKDVDFVIHAAAMKHVPIAEYNPMECIKTNINGAQNVIDACLENNVQKCIALSTDKACNPINLYGATKLASDKLFVAANNIAGNSHTKFSVTRYGNVVGSRGSVVPFFKKLISEGAKELPITDERMTRFWISLEDGVNFVLNNFEIMQGGEVFVPKIPSMKITDLAKTMAPNLNHKIIGIRAGEKLHEIMISSDDSHLTYEFEKYYAISPSIKFTNTETDFSTNAKGQKGKKVANGFSYSSDNNKEWISQEELLNIINHTELEK
- the pseC gene encoding UDP-4-amino-4,6-dideoxy-N-acetyl-beta-L-altrosamine transaminase; protein product: MITYSHQSIDQDDIKAVIDALKDEFLTGGKKVEEFENALCEYVGVKYACVLNSATSALHLAYLSLNVENKIVLTTPITFAATANAALMANAKVEFIDIKSDGNIDPSKLEQRLNKNSDDIGAICVVDYAGNSVEMDEILTLAKKYNIPLIDDASHALGSIYKNEKVGSKADLGIFSFHPVKPITTFEGGAVVSNNEELIKKIKLLRSHGIYKKRLWDSDMIDLGYNYRLSDVACALGINQLKKLDKMIEKREEIASFYDEEFRQNPFFSTIKIKDYKKSSRHLYPILLYPEFYCQKEIIFEKLINAGIGVQVHYKPTYEFSFYKNLYKNLYLENADNFYKAELSIPCHQEMSLKDAKFIKEKLFEILQNSKKDCDV
- a CDS encoding DUF2172 domain-containing protein, which encodes MYNLAKKLFPICRSITGDGFRQSLKILDDAMGGGILKIHSIASGSKVFDWEVPAEWQINDAYIITPNGEKICDFKQNNLHVLNYSIGMDTELDLASLQEHLYSIEEMPDAIPYVTSYYKKRWGFCIKHEDRVKLKEGKYKVFIDAKHHENGVLNYADFIIPSTQNCKEEILISAYLCHPSMANNELSSPIVAAFLAKWLLEQKQRKYNYRFIFAPETIGSIVYINKHLKHLQKYTKAGFALSCIGDDNAYSLIHTPNENTIADKVALHTLKNKQNFKEFSFLYRGGNERQYCSPLVNLPVVGICRTRFGDYKQYHTSKDDLSFISEKGLQGGLNAMQEIIMNLEVNEIYKNTIICEPNLGKRGLYHTINTNSTNKRHLSADFLAYCDGKNDVLDIANKLNLQGYELKDLIEKLNENKLIKSI
- a CDS encoding acyl carrier protein is translated as MQISMQNIKTLFENIGRFDIDENIQDLVDDDIIDSVDMMKLIMEIENFFNKPLNAKFITPNNFKNFQSIQQMLNQAMN